The window CTGGTAAAGGTGTAGTCGAAGTTACTGAGGATATCATAATCAACGTATTGTATTGTTTGCCTTCAAAATCTCTGGCAAGGTTTAAGTGTGTATCTAAGCATTGGCGAAAGTTCATTGCTGATTCATCTCTGTCTTATATGTAGTTGCCGTTCTGGACGATGGAGGCCTCAACCAAATCTAATTGGTTTCTTTTATCAGGCTCGGGATACCTATGAACGTTCGAAAATTCGTTTCTTCTTCTCGTCGAAGGAATCATCACTAGTAATTGATGGTAGTTTGGATGAGTCAGTCAATTCTCTTGGCAGGAAGAGAGTGTATATTGTCGCATCATCCAATGGTTTTGTTCTTTGCATTGACCTTACAGGGGTTTATTATGTTTATAATCCTGCTACGAGGCAGCATTTGGCTCTCCCTAAACCTCGAATGGAGACGAATGATCCAACTGTTGGATTTATTTGTAAGGTAGATGACTCTACTAAAGATGGCATCTCCTTTACTGTAGTTCGCCATTGGGATTTTCTGTCCTCTGTAACGGTTGAATTTTTCTCTTCTGAGACTAATGTCAATAACCTAAATGTTGATGCAAGACCTCTTAGACGATGGAATTATAAGACTATGAAATCCCCATCAGCTGGTGTCATCGATGGAGTATTCTGTTGGCTTTATTACTTTCAACAGATCACTGCTTATGATAGTGTCCACAAGCGTTTCTGGGGTTTGGAATTGCCTCATGATCAAGATATGGTGTTCAGAGACCGTTGTTTTCTTGGATTTTCAGGTGGGGCTTTCTATTATGCATTGAATGTTGGGACAACCATAACTGTATGGCGCCTTGAGAGCAATATTCGTAGTCGAGATGCAGTGTGGGTTAGGAAGTATGCTGCAAATTTCGCCAGTACAGTTCTACAATGTCTAGAGGCTTTTAGACTTGTAGACTCTACACCTATTGAGGTGCAGAACATGGACATTCATCCTGCTATTCCCCACATCTTTTATTTGAATGTAAGCGGTAAGGTTATTTCTTATGACTTGGAGACGAATATTGCAGAACTTGTGTATGATTTTGGAGAATATTGTTGGAGAACAGAATACTACAAATTATTTGCTTATGAGTGGCATCAATGGCCACGCCTTCTGTAGACTGTCAAGTGGTGTTGGCTACTCctattaattatttgtatttcttCTATTAGCACTTAATGAGTATCCTATTTACTTAGAACTGGATATAGATAACTTTTTATGGACATTCCTCcggggatttgcatctatacctgcTTTTTTGGTCACGTTTTAATTTGTGTccgttttgtaaaaaaaattacaagtgtacccactttttcgcataacttcaacatatggggctgaagtagcaaagacaatcacgcaaaacttcagcattctagtagacgggactgaagtagcaagtgtgctgaagtttttgttttgtaactgacgAATTTGTAActggtttgtttaagtttttgtTTGTTTATAATTTCATTTGCCACACCATCTTgaccaaattgaaagaaaattagTTAGCAAGTCTTGATCATATTGATCCATCGGACATGTTTATTCCTTTTGAGATTGTCAAGCAGCTCGCGAGATCAGGCGTTAAGGTTATCTTAACGGCCAAAAACGAGAAGAGGGGAGTGGAAGCAACATCCTTGCTGAATAAACAAGGTTTTCAAATGTTGTTTTCTATCAGCTTGATGTTCAAGATGCTCTGAGCATTGAATCTAAGAATTGAAAATTTAATATTATTCTTATAGATGAAGGGGATCTTATCTCTCTTGTGAGTATTATTTGTATTTAAGAATAATCGTagcatattattatttttatcaagataGAACCTTTACAGCTGAGGGTGTCGGCGAAAAggaaaaaatggttgaaaatttATAGGACTCACTGGAGAAATAAGAAGAAGCAGATAGGGATGAACCTTAgttctgaaaaaagaaaagataaaactttGAGGAGGAAAAGGAGGaagagaaagggggctgaagttgtttaaaaagtgagtacaagttaaaactttttagaAAAATGGGTATAatttaaatgggggcgaccaaataggacgccccgtgcaatttttacttaTATTTCGGCTTAATCCTTtatttgatccttgactataCTCTATCTTGAGGAGAAAAAAAAAGGCAGCCGAATGTACTAAGTTTCCGCTATGCGGCCGGACCATAAAAGTATATTATACGTGGGGTCAGAAGAAGAGTCTGGACTTCTTTAAGATCCTCTGTCTAATGCTATTAAAGTAAAAACGCCATTGTTGAATGTGAAATGTTTAATCTGCttctactttttagtttttaccTCCCCATAATAACCCGGAGAGTATAAGTGTTGGTGGGGCTAAACTATTGATGCAGTTTGTTATGCCATTTTAGAGATTTTTTGTTGACCGGTGTATCTTGCATGTAACTATTTATCCTTGAAGTACAGATCTTATGTGCCATTCCATTATTTGGTTTTCAATTGTTTATAGTTTTATACTCAAAGTTTGCATACACACAATCCCCTCTGTCTTAaaaagataggggtaaggtctacgtacacactatcctccccaaatctcacttgtgggactacactgagtatattgttgttgtactcaAAGTTTGAATGAATAGTACATAGGAATATCCCTCTCCACGTGTGGTTGTGAGCTAGTCCAAAGAATTAGTTAACTCTTGACCTTAATCCTCAGATAATTTTGAAGCATAAAATCCAGAAGAAATTTTTTCTTCTAGTATAACTGCAACGCTGAATTCCTCTAAGATACTGCATAATGGAATTATAAGGATGCCAAATTAAGGATAAGTGGCATGACccgccacatcatcatgccaCGTAGGTGCCACTTGGCATATATTTTTGCCATATGGAGGGCTACATAAGTTAGGGAAAAGATCTTGGTGGAATATTTTAGAATTAGTGTTATGACCCGCAACATCATCATGCTACGTAGGTGCCACTTGGCATATATTTTTGCCATATGGAATGGTTACATAAGTTAGGGAAAAGATCTTGGTGGAATATTCTAGAACTATGGAGAATTTCTTTGGAAATGTTCTAGATATTTATGCATTTGTATAAAGATTCTAGAGAAATATAGAGGTTTCGTTAGGAAGACCCTAGAACCCTATAGAATTGTTAGGAAAGTCCTTAGAAGAATCTAGCTGTAtagaatattctagagaagggACTTAGTTGTAAATATGGAAGGACTTGTAGaacaattattatttacatactagCCCCCAGGTGATTAATATACATAGGcgcattcatttgtaattcatcaaccaAGCTAAACTATTAAGCCCCCGTTTGGCCATACATTTTGGCaagtttttttcaaattttttttgaaaacattgtTTGTCCATAGATTAGTGATctgtttttgaaaaatttctgaaaatatttttcaagtttcCAAAATCTAGTTTATGGTAGATTTTGGGTGAAAATCAAGTTcctactcacaaaacttcaaatttttttcaaataaaatgcatgtccaaacataatttcaacttccaaaaattatttttcaaaactacttcaaaaattattttttcaagtttcaactcaatCTATGTTCAAACGCTAGctaagttctctctaatacaaaagtTTCCTTTGGCAATTCTCATGTATTCTAACATTTCTTAGCGATCATGAGTGTAGTAGgactgacttggcatagcaagaacgtgagtaagttatgcaagatcgtgagcgagttgctaagtgccgcacgtgtacttagttaacaactaaggatgtgatggctgacttggcatagcaagaacgtgtcGTAAGTGAGTCAccaagtgccgcacgtgtacttagttaataACTAAGGACGTGACATAAGAGAACTTAAATTATAAGGATTGCTGTTATAATGCAGGAGTGTAGCAAAAGATGAATTACCAGCAAAATGGCCTCTTATCAAGTCCCCTGATATCCCCTGCTTCTTTAACTCTAAAAGGATCTGCACAAAATCCTTAACTAGCAGTCTCGGGCATTTTTCTAACCAGTTCCCTGAAAGGACTAGGATTTCTCTTCAAAACACCAAGAAAGGAAGGatctttattccttccatttccGCTAGcaaatttcttttaaatatttgaaacacGACTCTGTGCAGCAATGTCAGAACAATATTTGGGTTTACATAAAAACTGACATGTTTGCTTATTTGTTTCAACTCTTTCGGCACACTGATAAAAACTGGCATCCTCAATGGAGTTACCAAGTATACCTTGCACTGATCAATAAGTTTGATTTTGTACTTCTTTTGCCACATATAGAAAAGACATTAAtttcagaaagaaaaaggaataacTAAATAAGGGATCCTCTTCACCTTTAACTCATCTGCTAAAGCAAgtcaacaaccaaaaaaaaaaaaagcaatggGAAAAGAGATGACTGACTCAAAAAGATAGTACAAATTGCATATAGCCGGATGAATAATCCCATTAGCACTCAAAAATAAATTATGCTCCTTGAAATTCAATCTGAATCAGAGGAATATTGAGGCTTCAGTGTCACTACCAACTTAGACAGTGTCTCTCCCATGTCTTCCACTTCATCTTTTCCAAAACCCCAACTTTGGAGCAATGGCGCCCCAAGGGCTCCTCGGTCAATACCAAACTTACGAAGGTTTCCAAGTTTACCTTCCAAAAAGGGCAAAACAGCAGTGCTTGAACGTAATCTTGTTACCATAGGAAAGGATTGGACTTCAAGAGATCCCCTAGATGAGGAACCTGAAATTGGGGTCTCCAATAGCTCACCATGTTGGCCAACCATATTGCCAAAGATCGAAGGGAAAGGCAAGGGTATCGGAAGAGGGCAAGTAGCAACTGATAGGTGTGAGAATTTGGGCATAGTCAGTGAACTATCATATGCAGCCTGAACTGCATCCTTAACTTCATAAATTGAGGCCCTCTGGCTTCCTGAAAATTAAACGGGAAACTAAAGTTAAACAAATCAAGTATAAGCTGTATACAAAAAGGTGTAAATAGATGCACCATTAAAACTCATTGAATAAGCCAATATGCTTTTACAGGTGGGCATTCATTCACTCTACACATTTCAGATCTACACATCTCAGATTTCCCTCAGTTTCCTCGAAGTGATCTCTCACGAGTTAAAGTTACAAACAATCTAACAAACTACTATTTTATTTGCCATTTGCTTGGTCCCAAATCTAGTCCACTATTTAGGTAGGTTTTAACTTTGACATTAGTCCACATGGAACAGTGAAGCATCTCATTCCCAATCTTTTCTTTACTGTATCCAGTCCATTATCTCTAGATCTACAACAAATGAAAAGCTTGCAAAATCATCTCACATAGCAGGGATTTGATAGTAATATTTTAATCTGTAATTACTCGTTAGCAGTTCAAACCAGGTTAATTTAATGAAATTTACATACAGCAGTATAGCCTGAACTTCACTTTAGTAAAAGCAGCAATAAAGATAGGTAATATGGCATATATTAAGCAGATGGAGTCTGTAAAGAGATGAGAAAGCCAGTATGAGAATAATCAAACGCAAGTCCCAAGCTATAAATAGGACGAGAAGGCTGAGCAGCAAATGTAAACAATATAAAAGGAAATATGCTAAAGATCACATCAAATACCAGATGTAACTGCTCCATGAATGTTCATCGTTTCCACTGCATGTAAATCTTCAACATCTTCTGCTACATCTGGAGTCAAGGGCTGCAAACTTCCGAGTAAGGATTGCTGAGCCTGGTTTACTGGGGACAAAAGAGTCTCCAACATCAGGTGTTGAGGTAATTGAAATGACTTCAGAAGAATGAAAGTGGCAGGAAAAGAAAGCATACCACTTAAAGAAGGTGCTGGCATGGCAACATCCAATACAGTTACCATGTTCTGCCTCATTTGGCCTGCTAGCATTTGTACAATTCCGTACATATCTAGAGCACCAGATGTACAGATTGATTCGGCAGAAGGCCCAGATTGTTTCATCCTAAAAGGAAGACTAAACGAGTACATCGCAGACGCATACACTGCACTGGAGTGGTAAGGCTTTTCGTCTTTAATGCAGAGAAACTGGGAAGCTCTACCTTGACAGTTACATAAATGCAAATATTAGCCACAGCAGGAACTCATATTCAGATTAGATGTTAAAATATGAGAAGCATACAGAGTAAGAGGTCATACGATAAGATTCAGTTAGAGAAGTTACGACCCACACAGAAGAAACTAGAAAAGAGAAAGGTAGACAAACAAGAGACAAGTTCTTAAAGGTGAAGAAAGAGTCTACCAACTATACAACAGCCATCAGTTTTAACATCCAGCGAATGAACTGGTAAAAGAGAACATAATCACCACCTAATAATTAGCTGTTAAACATACAAGTTTAGCACCCATGTTCTCCCCAGCAATTACTGAAGTCTCCAAGTTCTTTTGAAGCACATAGGATTAGTGGAATTCTTACTTCTTTTTTAATAAAGACGCATAGTTTAGTGGAATTCAAATTTGTtaattctgtttttttttaaataatcttAACATGTTAATTCTGTTTGATGCTAAAAATTGCTGAATCTTGTTGACAAAAATCACACAACTCCTTATGAGCGAGGAAAACACAAGTTTGCTTACAGCAAGTGAAAATGTGCAAGGCACAAGCCATGATATCTTCAAAAGACTATGGGTGGACACAGAAGCGGACCTAAGCTATGGGTTGAGGGGTCACGGGACCCCATTAGCCTCGGCAAAAACTCTGTatatatcttatatatatatctgtacataTAGAGACGGGACccctcaaatattttatttgtgACCCCATAAAATAGAAAGGGGAATGGCAGAGGTGGTTGTTCGGGGCGGTTTTGTTTCATCCTTTGTTGGATGACGCGGGTTCAATACCCAACTTCAGCGTCTTCTCCTCCtatctatttttgttcttttttctccccatttatttttgttcttttttctcctcctttctatttatatttgatagcaaactactttattttttttttatctttttttgaattcaattatAGTTTACTACTAATACATAATAgtcaatttaattaattttattccttttcaaatccccccctcccccctctctAATTTTAAAAGCCTCAAATTGCACAAATTGCAACATATCGCTCCCCTTAAATCCTATCtatttttgttcctttttctCCTCCtatctatttttgttcttttttctcctcttttctatttatatttgatagcaaactactttattttttacttttatctttttttgAATTCAATAATAGTTTATTACTAATACATAATAgtcaatttaattaattttattccttTTCAAATATTCCCCTTAAATTTAAAAGCCTCAAATTGCAAAGTATCGTTCCacaaatagaaaaatacaaatcATTTTGGCACAAATCTTCTTCAACAACTACTTTGACACCGTCTCGACAATGGCACCTAAGAGAGACTCTTCTTCAGTTCTTTGACTATTAACATACTCTTAATCTTAATTTCTTTAATAAGTTTTTGATAATTTAAAGTTTGAGCGCCCTTTTGATCACTGACCcccttttttaaattaaaaaactagaaatttcaaagtatGAAACATGCATAATCAAACACCTTCCTATCCCATATCACCTATTTTGCGAAAAAAATTCTCTCTGTGTggtgctttctttttctttagaacttCTTGTTTATACTTGTATGATAAGTCATTATAATCATTAAGTTTTCAAAGAGTTGCACGCCGAATTTTATCGCTAGTGATAAGCATACGGTGGTGCCCCCGCCGTGCTCAAATCCTAGGTCCGCCTCTGGGTGGACATATGTGAACTCATGGGTTGGCTActtataaatattaatataacCTTTTAAGTATCTCTTTGTTGTGGCCTACGAGTCCATACAGACAAATAATCTCCTTTGGATGGACTAGCATGCAGCACGAACTTGCAACTCAATTTAGTTCAACAGcttcattaaaaaaaatgaattttaatTTAGTTCAACAAAGGAATCTAGGATGCTCGAGACAACCATATTTAAGGAACTTGGGCAATTTTATTGAAAGAATCTCACTATGAGAATAGCAGTTCTTACTTCCACTCAAGGAGGGCAGACCAACAGGGATAATCAATTTACATAACTCTGATAGCCTTGAAAATGAGACTGCATCGTGAAGATTACGCGAGATAGCTTGCTTGCGGCCTTTGGAATCCATGTGCAAGCTAGGAGTACGTGCATTATATAGTAAAACGGGGACGTTCGGATACTCATCTGCAATGTTCTCCAGAAATGCTGCAGCTACACCAGAAAACCCTCCAGAGTCATCAACAACGCATTGTATCCCCTGTCAAAGAGATATTAACAAAAGATCAACTCTTGCCAACAGGAAACAAACACAAGTGCAGGTGAAATCATGTTTGATTAGGCATTTATGCATAGACACATGTCAAGCAGTAAAGGAAGATGAAACCATTTGAGTCCAAAAAGAGTGCAAGATTTAAGATCTCAGAAAGCAAGGGGGAGAATGTATAGTCACGTTCCCAACATCAAGCTGAAAAGTTGATACTCAAACTGCTATAATCAAGCATCTGAATACCAGACGAATTTATACGAGGTTATTTAGGTCAGATATAAACCAATCGGACAATAATATTGGTCTGAGATGAGCTTAAATGGAGCAACATGATCAGTGAGGATTCATCAGACTTTCAACTTGCTTGGCATCCAGGTGTAGTTGTTCATGTTGTTGATAAACCAACCTGACAACAGATAAGATATTATAGTCTGGTAGTATAGTGAGGCTGCCCCCAGGGCTTTGGTTCAATGGTAAGGACGCAACACATGAAGTGCGGACTTGTCACACATCATAGGTTCGGACCCTGACATGGACAAAAGGGTTGGTATTTAAGTTGGGAGGAGGGTAGATGAGCTGGCTCATACTCCCGTAGTTTCAAACCTGTTGATACCTCACAAAGTGGACCGACAGGAGATTTCaccaatattaaaaaataaaactactGTGAAGTTTTAGAGCACAGGACTAAAAGTAAGCGTATTGATACTCAACGAGGATAAAGTTCATTCAACATCAAAAAGAACTTACATACAAGACAAACAATGCTGCCAAACATGTAGAGAAATAGTAAATATGATCTTACTGGGAAGAATTACAACCATTAGATGGCACAAGTTTTAGGTGGTTGATCTGCCCACAAACCCAATGGTGTTTGTGAACAACAAAAAGCCAGCCAGAAGAACAATTGATCAACAATTGGCCATGGAAATTGTTCTGGAGAACTAAACCTCCAACGAAAGTCATATGCTTCAGTTGGATAGCAATTCGGGAAGCATGTTTCACTCAGGAGTCAGGACAATCTCATCAAAAGAAGCTGTCAGATTCCAAACAGATGCTATATGTGTAGGCAAGCTGCATAAACTACCAACCACCTTCTTTTGCACTGTTCAGTTGTCTATGACATTTGGTGTATGTTCTACTCTATTTTTGGGCTAAGTTGGGTCATGCCACAAAGTACCAAAGAGGCGGTTGAAGTTTGGAGCTCATGGAAAGTTGGCAAATCTATCAAGAAGATCTGAAACATGATACCAGCATGCATTTTTTGGGTAGTATGGACAGAAAGGAATCATATGTTTTGATGGTTTATCAACTTAAAATCATGCACTCAAGGCTAAATGTTTTTTGTTACTCTTTAGTGTAAACTCTCCCCTGTAAATTCCCCTGagctttttttggattttgttagttCCCTGGAACTATAGTTAGCCTATTCTGGAGCTAACACTCATCTGTTGTACTTACCAtcttgcatcttcttgatgccattAACAAATTTTATTACttcatcacaaaaaaaaaaaccagCAAGAAGAAATAGTAACCTAAATATTTCAATCATAAGTACCTGAATATGATCACATTCTTCAATGAAGAAACGAAGCCTATCATCTATTTCTTCACCGTGCTGATGTCCACAAAATGCATCCTTCCCCAGTGCATAATTATCGAAATCCTGAATATCTACCCATAATCCACTTAATTCATACAAACTCTGTGGATGATAGTGCACTTTTGAAAAGTCTGTCCAATATTGAACATCACTTTCCAAACATTCAACGATATCCTTATCTTGAATTTCTCCTTGAGAACTGTCGTTCCTATTGTCTAAAGCGGCTTTGTCCATGCTCTCCTGTTCTTCCTCACTTAAACTTTGCAAGAAGAGATTCCTTCTTAAAGGTTCAGATGCATGAGTTGCGACTCTACCCTTCCTGCACATTTGTCTGAAGACCTTCAGCATATATGAAATTAGTAAACCTTCCCCTCATCACCATCAATGTGTAAATGTCCTGTTGGCCTTTGTGTTTTTTTGATAAGTTATTTTTATAAAGGGGCCTTTTTTATAGTGATTTTGCATCTTTGGATGAACCAGCTTTTTTCTCCTTACATTTATTTCTTctcgtttttctttttctttttctatgtcTTTTTCCcggggtggggggaggggggtgagGGGGAGAACATGTCGTGCCTTACTTTGTGCCATACTATTTTAACACATGGATTGAAAGATAAACAGATTTAGAGTCTCACCATGTCATAACATCCAAGCTTTTGGCTGGGATTTGATTGTACAAAGATCCACGTGAACTCAAAGATCCAAGGGACCCTATCATGTTACCATTTGTTAGATCAATTAACTGAGTTATGGACAACTTATTCTCTAGCATAATATGAAAATATGTTGTTCTTTTCCTCTGCTTGTTGGTTTCACCAATGGGTGACAGCAGAACAATTCATAACTTAGGTAAAAATGTGATTATGCCTAGTAGACATCTTCCAGTCATGAGATGATATAATGTGCACATATATTCGTGGAGAACGAGTCAACAAATGATTAGT of the Nicotiana tabacum cultivar K326 chromosome 7, ASM71507v2, whole genome shotgun sequence genome contains:
- the LOC107794552 gene encoding F-box protein At5g03970-like; this encodes MKRLRKLSGKGVVEVTEDIIINVFCRSGRWRPQPNLIGFFYQARDTYERSKIRFFFSSKESSLVIDGSLDESVNSLGRKRVYIVASSNGFVLCIDLTGVYYVYNPATRQHLALPKPRMETNDPTVGFICKVDDSTKDGISFTVVRHWDFLSSVTVEFFSSETNVNNLNVDARPLRRWNYKTMKSPSAGVIDGVFCWLYYFQQITAYDSVHKRFWGLELPHDQDMVFRDRCFLGFSGGAFYYALNVGTTITVWRLESNIRSRDAVWVRKYAANFASTVLQCLEAFRLVDSTPIEVQNMDIHPAIPHIFYLNVSGKVISYDLETNIAELVYDFGEYCWRTEYYKLFAYEWHQWPRLL
- the LOC107794551 gene encoding uncharacterized protein LOC107794551; this translates as MREIVTVQVGNYANFIGSHFWNFQDELLGLAESPGTDQVFRNHGLDMDVLYRTGETQQGVLTYTPRMVSVNFQGSLGSLSSRGSLYNQIPAKSLDVMTWKGRVATHASEPLRRNLFLQSLSEEEQESMDKAALDNRNDSSQGEIQDKDIVECLESDVQYWTDFSKVHYHPQSLYELSGLWVDIQDFDNYALGKDAFCGHQHGEEIDDRLRFFIEECDHIQGIQCVVDDSGGFSGVAAAFLENIADEYPNVPVLLYNARTPSLHMDSKGRKQAISRNLHDAVSFSRLSELCKLIIPVGLPSLSGSRASQFLCIKDEKPYHSSAVYASAMYSFSLPFRMKQSGPSAESICTSGALDMYGIVQMLAGQMRQNMVTVLDVAMPAPSLSVNQAQQSLLGSLQPLTPDVAEDVEDLHAVETMNIHGAVTSGSQRASIYEVKDAVQAAYDSSLTMPKFSHLSVATCPLPIPLPFPSIFGNMVGQHGELLETPISGSSSRGSLEVQSFPMVTRLRSSTAVLPFLEGKLGNLRKFGIDRGALGAPLLQSWGFGKDEVEDMGETLSKLVVTLKPQYSSDSD